Proteins from a single region of Punica granatum isolate Tunisia-2019 chromosome 8, ASM765513v2, whole genome shotgun sequence:
- the LOC116189576 gene encoding probably inactive leucine-rich repeat receptor-like protein kinase IMK2 has translation MAEQRQRRLMTVACALCVFYWVHCCSLCAVAILDPIDFLALQSVRKSLNDLPGSSFFASWDFTSDPCNFAGVYCDADKVVALNLGDPRAGSPGLTGRIDPAIGKFSSLAELTIVPGRVFGQLPQTLYQLKSLRFLAISRNFISGVIPANLGLLRGLRTLDLSYNQLTGSIPRSLGTLPELSNLILCQNKLSGSVPPLVSPSLTRLDLKHNGLTGSLGPTALPPSLQYLSLSWNRLGGPVDRLLIRLDRLNYLDLSLNQFTGPIPGRIFGFPITNLQLQRNQFSGLVQPVDQVTIPSVDLSYNRLSGQISPMLSTVQNLYLNNNRFTGEVPGNFVDRLLAASIQTLYLQHNFLTGIQINPTADIPLSSSLCLQYNCMVPPVQTPCPLKAGKQKTRPTSQCNEWRG, from the coding sequence ATGGCGGAGCAGAGGCAGAGGCGGTTGATGACTGTCGCTTGCGCTCTCTGCGTCTTCTATTGGGTGCATTGCTGTAGCCTCTGTGCGGTGGCGATCCTTGATCCGATCGATTTCTTGGCCCTCCAGTCGGTCCGGAAGTCCCTTAACGACCTGCCCGGCTCCAGTTTCTTCGCGTCGTGGGACTTCACCTCCGATccttgcaactttgccggcGTCTACTGCGATGCCGACAAGGTGGTCGCCCTCAACCTCGGCGACCCCAGGGCTGGGTCCCCGGGCCTGACGGGCAGGATCGACCCGGCAATCGGTAAGTTTTCTTCGCTGGCGGAGCTCACGATCGTCCCAGGCAGGGTCTTCGGGCAGCTTCCCCAGACGCTTTACCAGCTGAAGAGCCTGAGGTTCCTCGCGATCAGCCGGAACTTCATCTCCGGCGTGATCCCGGCCAACCTCGGTCTCCTCCGGGGGCTGAGGACCCTTGATCTAAGCTACAACCAGCTCACCGGATCGATCCCGCGGTCGCTCGGCACCCTGCCGGAGCTCTCCAACCTCATCCTCTGCCAGAACAAGCTCTCCGGCTCGGTTCCGCCGCTCGTGTCGCCGTCACTGACCCGGCTCGACCTGAAGCACAATGGTCTCACCGGTTCACTGGGCCCCACGGCGCTGCCCCCTTCGCTCCAGTACCTCTCCCTCTCGTGGAACCGGCTCGGCGGGCCGGTGGACCGGCTTCTGATCCGGCTCGACCGGCTGAACTACCTCGACCTCAGCCTGAACCAGTTCACTGGGCCGATCCCGGGCCGGATCTTCGGCTTCCCGATTACGAACCTCCAGCTGCAGAGGAACCAGTTCTCCGGCCTGGTCCAGCCGGTCGACCAGGTCACGATACCATCCGTCGACCTGAGTTACAACCGGCTGTCGGGGCAGATCTCCCCGATGCTCTCAACGGTGCAGAACCTATACCTCAACAACAACCGATTCACGGGCGAGGTCCCCGGCAACTTCGTGGACCGGCTGCTGGCGGCGAGTATACAGACGCTGTACTTGCAGCACAACTTCTTGACGGGGATCCAGATCAATCCAACGGCTGATATTCCGCTGAGCAGTTCACTGTGCCTGCAGTACAACTGCATGGTCCCCCCGGTTCAGACGCCGTGCCCTTTGAAGGCCGGGAAGCAGAAGACGCGGCCTACTTCGCAGTGCAACGAGTGGCGAGGGTAA
- the LOC116188388 gene encoding LEC14B protein isoform X2, whose amino-acid sequence MYFDVTEAIRQMGYSLSRLEIEPEVCDGEGNSFHEIGDNLRRPNKPLNCFDHEIAHLTNLKSRPNENLIRNVPGRGALPVSTVKMLASREGNYSGLGRFSSADCRHILSRYLPINGPWVVDQMSSRAYVSQFSADGSLFVASFQGSNIRIYDVDGGWKFKKNILARSLRWTITDTCLSPNQRSLVYASMSPIVHIVNIGSSSMESYANITEIHEGLDFSAYGDRGYAFGIFSIKYSTDGRELVAGSSDDSIYVYDLEANKLSLRISAHMSDVNTVCFADESGHLVYSGSDDTYCKVWDRRCFNTREKPAGVLVGHIEGITFIDSRGDGRYFISNGKDQAIKLWDIRKMSSNETSSLSFRNYDWDYRWMDYHGRAQHLKHPNDQSVTTYRGHSVLRTLIRCYFSPEHSTGQKYIYTGSNDSWVYIYDLVTGALVAVLKYHRSTVRDCSWHPSYPMLVSSSWDGEVVKWEFSASGENKVPGMKTRVRRRHPN is encoded by the exons ATGTATTTTGATGTCACAGAGGCAATTCGCCAGATGGGCTATTCGCTGAGTAGATTGGAGATCGAGCCTGAGGTTTGTGATGGAGAAGGCAATAGCTTCCATGAAATTGGTGACAACCTGAGACGACCCAACAAACCTCTGAACTGCTTCGACCATGAGATAGCCCATCTGACAAACCTCAAATCAAGGCCCAATGAGAATTTGATCAGGAATGTTCCTGGGAGGGGAGCACTGCCCGTTTCAACGGTGAAGATGCTAGCTAGTCGAGAAGGTAATTACTCAGGGCTCGGGAGATTCTCATCAGCTGACTGCCGCCACATCTTGAGCAGATACTTACCCATTAATGGACCTTGGGTCGTGGATCAGATGAGTTCCAGGGCCTACGTGTCCCAATTTTCTGCTGATGGTTCTCTTTTTGTTGCTAGCTTTCAG GGAAGCAACATCAGGATTTATGACGTTGATGGTGGATGGAAGTTTAAGAAGAACATTCTCGCAAGGAGTTTGCGGTGGACAATCACAGATACCTGTCTTTCTCCTAATCAACGCTCTCTT GTTTATGCAAGTATGTCACCTATTGTCCACATTGTTAATATTGGATCTTCCAGTATGGAGTCTTATGCAAATATTACG GAGATCCATGAGGGTTTAGATTTTTCTGCATATGGTGACAGAGGATATGCCTTTGGAATCTTCTCTATCAAATATTCAACCGATGGTCGGGAACTTGTTGCTGGAAGCAGCGATGACTCGATATATGTATACGATCTTGAAGCAAATAAACTTTCCCTTCGAATTTCTGCACACATG TCTGATGTTAATACTGTTTGCTTTGCCGATGAAAGTGGGCATCTGGTTTACTCTGGGAGTGATGATACTTACTGCAAG GTATGGGACAGGCGCTGCTTTAACACGAGAGAGAAGCCTGCAGGAGTTCTTGTTGGACACATTGAAGGCATTACTTTCATTGATAGTCGAGGTGATGGCCGTTACTTCATTTCCAATGGCAAGGATCAGGCCATCAAACTCTGGGATATCAGAAAAATGTCCTCTAACGAAACTTC CAGCTTGAGTTTCAGGAATTACGACTGGGATTACAGGTGGATGGACTATCATGGTCGTGCTCAACATCTGAAGCACCCAAATGACCAGTCCGTTACAACTTATAGAGGCCATTCCGTGTTGCGCACGCTTATCCGGTGCTACTTCTCACCTGAGCACAG CACTGGCCAAAAGTACATCTACACAGGTTCCAACGACTCGTGGGTTTACATTTACGATCTG GTGACGGGAGCTCTGGTGGCGGTTCTCAAGTACCACAGGTCGACTGTTCGGGACTGCAGCTGGCACCCCAGCTACCCGATGCTCGTCAGCTCTTCTTGGGATGGAGAGGTTGTTAAGTGGGAGTTCTCCGCCAGCGGGGAAAATAAGGTCCCTGGGATGAAGACACGGGTCCGAAGGAGGCACCCCAACTAA
- the LOC116188388 gene encoding LEC14B protein isoform X1, translated as MYFDVTEAIRQMGYSLSRLEIEPEVCDGEGNSFHEIGDNLRRPNKPLNCFDHEIAHLTNLKSRPNENLIRNVPGRGALPVSTVKMLASREGNYSGLGRFSSADCRHILSRYLPINGPWVVDQMSSRAYVSQFSADGSLFVASFQGSNIRIYDVDGGWKFKKNILARSLRWTITDTCLSPNQRSLVYASMSPIVHIVNIGSSSMESYANITEIHEGLDFSAYGDRGYAFGIFSIKYSTDGRELVAGSSDDSIYVYDLEANKLSLRISAHMSDVNTVCFADESGHLVYSGSDDTYCKVWDRRCFNTREKPAGVLVGHIEGITFIDSRGDGRYFISNGKDQAIKLWDIRKMSSNETSHCSSLSFRNYDWDYRWMDYHGRAQHLKHPNDQSVTTYRGHSVLRTLIRCYFSPEHSTGQKYIYTGSNDSWVYIYDLVTGALVAVLKYHRSTVRDCSWHPSYPMLVSSSWDGEVVKWEFSASGENKVPGMKTRVRRRHPN; from the exons ATGTATTTTGATGTCACAGAGGCAATTCGCCAGATGGGCTATTCGCTGAGTAGATTGGAGATCGAGCCTGAGGTTTGTGATGGAGAAGGCAATAGCTTCCATGAAATTGGTGACAACCTGAGACGACCCAACAAACCTCTGAACTGCTTCGACCATGAGATAGCCCATCTGACAAACCTCAAATCAAGGCCCAATGAGAATTTGATCAGGAATGTTCCTGGGAGGGGAGCACTGCCCGTTTCAACGGTGAAGATGCTAGCTAGTCGAGAAGGTAATTACTCAGGGCTCGGGAGATTCTCATCAGCTGACTGCCGCCACATCTTGAGCAGATACTTACCCATTAATGGACCTTGGGTCGTGGATCAGATGAGTTCCAGGGCCTACGTGTCCCAATTTTCTGCTGATGGTTCTCTTTTTGTTGCTAGCTTTCAG GGAAGCAACATCAGGATTTATGACGTTGATGGTGGATGGAAGTTTAAGAAGAACATTCTCGCAAGGAGTTTGCGGTGGACAATCACAGATACCTGTCTTTCTCCTAATCAACGCTCTCTT GTTTATGCAAGTATGTCACCTATTGTCCACATTGTTAATATTGGATCTTCCAGTATGGAGTCTTATGCAAATATTACG GAGATCCATGAGGGTTTAGATTTTTCTGCATATGGTGACAGAGGATATGCCTTTGGAATCTTCTCTATCAAATATTCAACCGATGGTCGGGAACTTGTTGCTGGAAGCAGCGATGACTCGATATATGTATACGATCTTGAAGCAAATAAACTTTCCCTTCGAATTTCTGCACACATG TCTGATGTTAATACTGTTTGCTTTGCCGATGAAAGTGGGCATCTGGTTTACTCTGGGAGTGATGATACTTACTGCAAG GTATGGGACAGGCGCTGCTTTAACACGAGAGAGAAGCCTGCAGGAGTTCTTGTTGGACACATTGAAGGCATTACTTTCATTGATAGTCGAGGTGATGGCCGTTACTTCATTTCCAATGGCAAGGATCAGGCCATCAAACTCTGGGATATCAGAAAAATGTCCTCTAACGAAACTTC TCATTGCAGCAGCTTGAGTTTCAGGAATTACGACTGGGATTACAGGTGGATGGACTATCATGGTCGTGCTCAACATCTGAAGCACCCAAATGACCAGTCCGTTACAACTTATAGAGGCCATTCCGTGTTGCGCACGCTTATCCGGTGCTACTTCTCACCTGAGCACAG CACTGGCCAAAAGTACATCTACACAGGTTCCAACGACTCGTGGGTTTACATTTACGATCTG GTGACGGGAGCTCTGGTGGCGGTTCTCAAGTACCACAGGTCGACTGTTCGGGACTGCAGCTGGCACCCCAGCTACCCGATGCTCGTCAGCTCTTCTTGGGATGGAGAGGTTGTTAAGTGGGAGTTCTCCGCCAGCGGGGAAAATAAGGTCCCTGGGATGAAGACACGGGTCCGAAGGAGGCACCCCAACTAA
- the LOC116188388 gene encoding LEC14B protein isoform X3, giving the protein MGYSLSRLEIEPEVCDGEGNSFHEIGDNLRRPNKPLNCFDHEIAHLTNLKSRPNENLIRNVPGRGALPVSTVKMLASREGNYSGLGRFSSADCRHILSRYLPINGPWVVDQMSSRAYVSQFSADGSLFVASFQGSNIRIYDVDGGWKFKKNILARSLRWTITDTCLSPNQRSLVYASMSPIVHIVNIGSSSMESYANITEIHEGLDFSAYGDRGYAFGIFSIKYSTDGRELVAGSSDDSIYVYDLEANKLSLRISAHMSDVNTVCFADESGHLVYSGSDDTYCKVWDRRCFNTREKPAGVLVGHIEGITFIDSRGDGRYFISNGKDQAIKLWDIRKMSSNETSHCSSLSFRNYDWDYRWMDYHGRAQHLKHPNDQSVTTYRGHSVLRTLIRCYFSPEHSTGQKYIYTGSNDSWVYIYDLVTGALVAVLKYHRSTVRDCSWHPSYPMLVSSSWDGEVVKWEFSASGENKVPGMKTRVRRRHPN; this is encoded by the exons ATGGGCTATTCGCTGAGTAGATTGGAGATCGAGCCTGAGGTTTGTGATGGAGAAGGCAATAGCTTCCATGAAATTGGTGACAACCTGAGACGACCCAACAAACCTCTGAACTGCTTCGACCATGAGATAGCCCATCTGACAAACCTCAAATCAAGGCCCAATGAGAATTTGATCAGGAATGTTCCTGGGAGGGGAGCACTGCCCGTTTCAACGGTGAAGATGCTAGCTAGTCGAGAAGGTAATTACTCAGGGCTCGGGAGATTCTCATCAGCTGACTGCCGCCACATCTTGAGCAGATACTTACCCATTAATGGACCTTGGGTCGTGGATCAGATGAGTTCCAGGGCCTACGTGTCCCAATTTTCTGCTGATGGTTCTCTTTTTGTTGCTAGCTTTCAG GGAAGCAACATCAGGATTTATGACGTTGATGGTGGATGGAAGTTTAAGAAGAACATTCTCGCAAGGAGTTTGCGGTGGACAATCACAGATACCTGTCTTTCTCCTAATCAACGCTCTCTT GTTTATGCAAGTATGTCACCTATTGTCCACATTGTTAATATTGGATCTTCCAGTATGGAGTCTTATGCAAATATTACG GAGATCCATGAGGGTTTAGATTTTTCTGCATATGGTGACAGAGGATATGCCTTTGGAATCTTCTCTATCAAATATTCAACCGATGGTCGGGAACTTGTTGCTGGAAGCAGCGATGACTCGATATATGTATACGATCTTGAAGCAAATAAACTTTCCCTTCGAATTTCTGCACACATG TCTGATGTTAATACTGTTTGCTTTGCCGATGAAAGTGGGCATCTGGTTTACTCTGGGAGTGATGATACTTACTGCAAG GTATGGGACAGGCGCTGCTTTAACACGAGAGAGAAGCCTGCAGGAGTTCTTGTTGGACACATTGAAGGCATTACTTTCATTGATAGTCGAGGTGATGGCCGTTACTTCATTTCCAATGGCAAGGATCAGGCCATCAAACTCTGGGATATCAGAAAAATGTCCTCTAACGAAACTTC TCATTGCAGCAGCTTGAGTTTCAGGAATTACGACTGGGATTACAGGTGGATGGACTATCATGGTCGTGCTCAACATCTGAAGCACCCAAATGACCAGTCCGTTACAACTTATAGAGGCCATTCCGTGTTGCGCACGCTTATCCGGTGCTACTTCTCACCTGAGCACAG CACTGGCCAAAAGTACATCTACACAGGTTCCAACGACTCGTGGGTTTACATTTACGATCTG GTGACGGGAGCTCTGGTGGCGGTTCTCAAGTACCACAGGTCGACTGTTCGGGACTGCAGCTGGCACCCCAGCTACCCGATGCTCGTCAGCTCTTCTTGGGATGGAGAGGTTGTTAAGTGGGAGTTCTCCGCCAGCGGGGAAAATAAGGTCCCTGGGATGAAGACACGGGTCCGAAGGAGGCACCCCAACTAA